The Desulfovibrio desulfuricans DSM 642 DNA segment CATAGCCCTTCCTGCCCGGAGGGCAAACCTGCGCCGGGCGCTGCATCTTCCCACTTGCGTTTCTCCGCATATGACCGCGTTTCTTGTGTTGCTATGTGTGCGTTCTGGGCTGGCGATAATGTTCGCAAATGATGTAATGCATTGAAAACATAATGTTAATTTGCATGCTGGTTTGTGCATAATCTGGCCCTGCGGGCGCATGGGTGAACCCCGGTTCCGCTATCGGGCAGAATGTCGGCATTGTGCGCAAGAACAAAAAATTGGCGTAGACATTGTTCAAAACTATAATAACAGAATGTAATTTTTATGTTTGTTTTGAACATTTCAAGGATGGACAGCCCTGCAACGTTGGGCAGGAACTCCAGCTCCTGCTTGCGGGGCACGCCCATTATCGCACGGCGCATAAAAAAGGCAGCGGCAGAATGAAGGGGAGCCTTCATCCTGCCGCTGCCAAAAATCCATGCCCTAAATGCGGGCGCTCAAATTGTGCGTAATTGATTTATTATCCTGTTATTATTGAAATAATTATTTGAATAAACTGTTCCTAACCACCAAAACCTTGCGCCAAGGGCATGGAATCTGCCAAGCTTCGTAAATTACGGGCACTGCGAACATTACAGACGCTGCGGGCGTACGGGCAGCATGGGGCCAAGGTCTATACCCGCAGGGCTGACCAGTGCGCGGAAGGGATACATCTCCACCCCTGCGGAAAGCGCTTCGTAAAACAGGGTGGCATAGGCTGGATCAATGAAATCCGCCGGAGCAAAGCATTCTCCGTCCGGGCGCTGCACCAGATAGAACATGGCTGCGCGTTCGCCGCAGGCCACAATGTCCATAAGTTCGCGCAGATGCTTTTGTCCGCGTTCGCTGGCTGCATCGGGAAAGCAAGCGGCGTTGTCTTCCACCATTGTGACGTTTTTGCACTCCACCCACAGGGGCGGCAGACCGGGGGCCGTGAGCAGACCGTCCAGCCTGCTTTGTCCGCGTTTGGCCTCGCGCACAATGGTGGTGTAGCCCTGCGCAAAGGGCAGGCGGCGCGCGTGAAAAGCCGCCTCAAGCATGCGGTTGGGGGTGCTTGTGTTCACGCCCACCCAGAAGCCGCTGGCAGGGGAGTGAGCGCCAGGTTC contains these protein-coding regions:
- the sfsA gene encoding DNA/RNA nuclease SfsA gives rise to the protein MSSEPKNAAHTAAADISRPSCGGLPDPASTAPLLPLPPHYIVAAFVARRKRFSVLLQHQGADLWVHSNNSGSMLGLCLPGAPVLASPASNPDRKLKYTQECVWLARRAVPELVENTHGSGAYEPGAHSPASGFWVGVNTSTPNRMLEAAFHARRLPFAQGYTTIVREAKRGQSRLDGLLTAPGLPPLWVECKNVTMVEDNAACFPDAASERGQKHLRELMDIVACGERAAMFYLVQRPDGECFAPADFIDPAYATLFYEALSAGVEMYPFRALVSPAGIDLGPMLPVRPQRL